In Polaribacter sp. L3A8, a genomic segment contains:
- a CDS encoding ThuA domain-containing protein: protein MVFSKTASFRHKSIPAGIQFFTNLKNETSWKIDFSEDANDFTLENLKNYNVVVFLNTTGNILDKNQKEAFQKYIGHGNGFVGIHAASDSEKEWTWYGDMVGAVFKDHPKVQKAKVHFNNSSLHPATNHLKEEELFRDEWYNFKKPVASHVNVLATVDETSYTGKQMNTKNHPITWFHHFNGGRIFYTGLGHTVTSYADARFQKMIKGAILWAADLEQIKKPSTKKWTNLFEGNPSENWDVFIGALHASVKGLKNVDPKSDGKNATPLGLNNDPKNVFKFEKESGENILHISGEIYGALTSKQEYENYHLKLEFKWGEQIWEPRLLRKRDSGILYHCYGPNDAFWNVWMSSQEFQVQEGDLGDYYALSGTLIDIPSEKIEGEKEFTYVKNGGLNPFSSTQRVPPNHCNKGFDNEKPHGEWNTLELISYKGTSYHVVNGKVVMALYNSRYKNSDDKIVPLTKGKIQIQSEAAEVFYKNVQIKSITNLPRKYKKQVKNRKNK, encoded by the coding sequence ACATTAGAAAATTTAAAGAACTATAATGTTGTTGTTTTCTTAAATACAACAGGAAACATCTTAGATAAAAATCAAAAAGAAGCGTTTCAAAAATATATTGGCCATGGAAATGGTTTTGTTGGTATTCATGCAGCTTCTGATTCCGAAAAAGAATGGACTTGGTATGGAGATATGGTGGGAGCGGTTTTTAAAGATCATCCTAAGGTACAAAAAGCAAAAGTACATTTTAACAATTCTAGTTTACATCCAGCAACAAATCATTTAAAAGAAGAAGAGCTTTTTAGGGATGAATGGTATAATTTTAAAAAACCAGTAGCAAGTCATGTAAATGTTTTAGCAACTGTAGATGAAACTTCATATACAGGAAAACAGATGAATACAAAAAATCATCCTATTACTTGGTTTCATCATTTTAATGGAGGTCGTATTTTTTATACAGGTTTAGGGCATACCGTTACATCTTACGCAGATGCTAGGTTTCAGAAAATGATTAAGGGAGCTATACTTTGGGCGGCAGATTTAGAACAAATTAAAAAACCATCTACTAAAAAATGGACAAATCTTTTTGAAGGAAACCCATCAGAAAATTGGGATGTTTTTATTGGAGCTCTGCATGCAAGTGTTAAAGGGTTAAAGAATGTAGATCCAAAAAGTGATGGTAAAAATGCAACACCCTTAGGGTTAAATAATGATCCCAAAAATGTTTTTAAATTTGAAAAAGAAAGTGGAGAAAATATTTTACATATTTCTGGAGAAATTTATGGCGCCTTAACTTCTAAGCAAGAGTATGAAAATTATCATTTAAAATTAGAATTTAAATGGGGAGAACAAATTTGGGAACCTCGTTTATTAAGAAAAAGAGATAGTGGCATTTTATACCATTGTTATGGTCCAAATGATGCTTTTTGGAATGTTTGGATGTCGTCTCAAGAGTTTCAAGTTCAAGAAGGAGATTTAGGAGATTATTACGCTTTAAGCGGAACCCTAATAGATATTCCATCAGAAAAAATAGAAGGAGAAAAAGAATTTACGTATGTTAAAAATGGAGGCTTAAACCCGTTTTCTAGCACACAACGTGTACCGCCCAACCATTGTAATAAAGGTTTTGATAATGAGAAACCACATGGAGAATGGAATACTTTAGAATTAATAAGTTATAAAGGTACTAGTTACCATGTTGTAAACGGAAAAGTTGTAATGGCTTTGTATAATTCTAGATATAAAAATTCAGACGATAAAATTGTTCCATTAACAAAGGGGAAAATTCAAATTCAATCTGAAGCAGCAGAAGTTTTTTATAAAAATGTTCAGATTAAATCTATAACAAACCTGCCAAGAAAGTATAAAAAACAGGTAAAAAATAGAAAAAATAAATAG
- a CDS encoding Gfo/Idh/MocA family protein, with the protein MMKNNVHWGIIGCGDVAEVKSGPAFQKAKNSYLLAVMRRNEEKVKDFAQRHHVSNWTTNALDIINNKNINAIYIATPPSTHLEYALKALEAGKNVYLEKPMVLNSDEAKILLEATKKGNNKLTVAHYRRCLPVFIAVKELLDSNIIGAVSTAEIIISQTKDASLIAKTDENWRTNPAISGGGYFHDIAPHQLDLMVHYFGDVATINRVEVEQNVNIHDVVKGTLKFKNGVSFKGCWNFDGLENKDKCTIKGEKGSISFSFYKDEIILSTDKKEKKYQFKGTKHVQQPMIEKTVAYFLEKNENPCSVNQAATVTKIMDVFCGIK; encoded by the coding sequence ATGATGAAAAATAATGTTCATTGGGGAATCATTGGTTGCGGAGACGTTGCAGAGGTAAAGAGTGGACCTGCTTTTCAAAAGGCTAAAAATTCTTATTTATTAGCTGTAATGAGAAGAAATGAGGAAAAAGTTAAAGATTTTGCACAAAGACACCACGTTTCTAATTGGACCACAAATGCTTTAGATATAATTAACAACAAGAATATCAATGCAATTTATATTGCAACACCTCCTTCTACACATTTAGAATATGCGCTTAAAGCTTTAGAAGCAGGTAAAAATGTGTATTTAGAAAAACCAATGGTATTAAATTCTGATGAAGCTAAGATACTTTTAGAAGCTACAAAAAAAGGAAATAATAAATTAACAGTAGCTCATTATCGCAGATGTTTGCCTGTATTTATTGCCGTAAAAGAATTGCTAGATTCTAATATTATTGGAGCCGTTTCTACTGCCGAAATTATAATTTCTCAAACAAAAGATGCATCTTTAATAGCCAAAACGGATGAAAACTGGCGAACAAATCCAGCAATTTCTGGAGGTGGATATTTTCATGATATCGCTCCGCATCAGCTAGATTTAATGGTTCATTATTTTGGTGATGTAGCTACTATTAATAGAGTAGAAGTTGAGCAAAATGTAAATATTCATGATGTTGTAAAAGGAACTCTTAAGTTTAAAAATGGAGTAAGTTTTAAAGGATGTTGGAATTTTGATGGCTTAGAAAATAAAGATAAATGCACTATTAAAGGAGAAAAAGGGAGCATCTCTTTTTCTTTTTATAAAGACGAGATAATTCTTTCTACTGATAAAAAAGAAAAGAAATATCAGTTTAAAGGTACCAAGCATGTACAACAACCCATGATAGAAAAAACGGTAGCGTATTTTTTAGAAAAAAATGAAAACCCTTGTTCTGTAAATCAAGCGGCAACGGTTACTAAAATTATGGATGTTTTTTGTGGAATAAAATAA
- a CDS encoding family 43 glycosylhydrolase translates to MSKKISNLLVFLMIAFNSYSQNPIVPNKGLNDPHVHIFNDTAYVYASHDKSIDNKKFVMEDWWIWSSPDLVNWKKESVLKPEDTYIGKPFSRCWATDVAYKNGKYYWYFSEENQQTGVVVGNSPTGPWKDVLGKPLLSSELTPTDEYDMAILEDNGSHYIVFGVWDYYIAKLNDDMISLAEKPKKIEIINPRGPYNLDGKNLKKPTDDKPFMHKVNGKYYLSWGVFYGVSDNPYGPFDCKGTILNKASFAKGYDAPTWPTGFQQGRHGSFFEWHNQTYFAYCDISQTGNRYFRDTFISYIHYKENGEIATIRVDGIGVANYNANQPKIEAEDYFKSKGFIKKEMNNGFVVETTSNKSYLNFPNVKGGDQVSQLTLKVAAPDGGFFSIEIRKDKLDGQLVSKRVLKLNPNKNDFEDVVFDLKLLSDTENLYFLIEQKEHKKLKVDSFSFFFK, encoded by the coding sequence ATGTCTAAAAAAATATCAAACTTATTGGTTTTTTTAATGATTGCTTTTAATAGTTACTCGCAAAACCCAATTGTACCTAATAAAGGTTTAAACGATCCACATGTTCATATTTTTAATGATACTGCGTACGTTTATGCTTCTCACGACAAATCTATAGATAATAAGAAATTTGTGATGGAAGATTGGTGGATTTGGTCTTCACCAGATTTAGTAAATTGGAAAAAAGAAAGTGTTTTAAAACCAGAAGATACATATATTGGCAAACCCTTTTCTAGATGTTGGGCAACAGATGTAGCTTATAAAAACGGAAAATATTATTGGTATTTTTCTGAAGAAAATCAACAAACAGGTGTTGTTGTTGGCAATTCGCCTACAGGACCTTGGAAAGATGTTTTAGGTAAACCTTTATTGTCATCAGAGTTAACACCAACAGATGAATACGACATGGCTATTTTAGAAGATAATGGTTCTCATTACATCGTTTTTGGTGTCTGGGATTATTACATAGCAAAACTAAATGATGATATGATTAGTTTGGCAGAAAAGCCTAAGAAAATTGAAATAATAAACCCAAGAGGCCCTTATAATTTAGATGGTAAAAATTTAAAAAAACCAACAGATGATAAACCTTTTATGCATAAAGTTAATGGGAAATATTATTTGTCTTGGGGTGTTTTTTATGGAGTTTCAGATAATCCTTACGGCCCTTTTGATTGTAAAGGAACTATTTTAAATAAAGCAAGTTTTGCAAAGGGATATGATGCACCTACATGGCCAACGGGTTTTCAACAAGGAAGACATGGTTCTTTTTTTGAATGGCATAATCAAACTTATTTTGCTTATTGTGATATCAGTCAAACAGGAAATCGTTATTTTAGAGACACATTTATAAGTTACATTCATTATAAAGAAAATGGAGAAATAGCAACTATTAGAGTAGACGGAATTGGTGTTGCCAATTACAATGCAAATCAACCTAAAATAGAAGCTGAAGACTATTTTAAGTCTAAAGGATTTATAAAAAAAGAGATGAATAACGGTTTTGTTGTAGAAACTACTTCTAATAAAAGTTATTTAAATTTTCCTAATGTAAAAGGAGGAGACCAAGTGTCTCAATTAACTTTAAAAGTTGCTGCACCCGATGGAGGTTTTTTTTCTATTGAAATTCGTAAAGATAAATTAGACGGACAATTGGTAAGTAAAAGAGTTCTAAAACTGAACCCAAATAAAAATGATTTTGAAGACGTAGTATTTGATTTAAAATTACTGTCTGATACAGAGAATTTATATTTTTTGATAGAGCAAAAAGAACATAAAAAATTAAAAGTGGATTCTTTTTCATTTTTTTTTAAATAA